In Hymenobacter sublimis, a single genomic region encodes these proteins:
- a CDS encoding phosphatase PAP2 family protein, producing MKFLPARLVALFSFLTVEVAVVGGVFLGAALLFFYLTRVVFIAHSVQFDEWAFQQMDALRAASPNLTPLVAGLTFFASLPFLVVAGAGIPITLRLRGHRREGLEVFLAVAGAALLNQLLKTHFQRARPSSALVFQQGLSFPSGHAMIGLALYGCLAWLLWRHRRHPAWAILLLLFAVLIGLTRVYLHVHYATDVAAGFAAGLFWLILLRSALRLWWREEVKL from the coding sequence ATGAAGTTTCTTCCTGCTCGGCTCGTTGCGCTTTTTAGCTTCCTGACCGTTGAAGTAGCGGTAGTTGGTGGCGTATTTCTGGGGGCGGCGCTTTTGTTTTTCTACCTAACCCGAGTGGTGTTCATTGCGCACTCGGTCCAGTTTGATGAGTGGGCTTTTCAGCAGATGGATGCCCTGCGTGCTGCTAGTCCTAATCTCACCCCGCTGGTAGCAGGCCTTACCTTTTTTGCCTCCCTGCCGTTTCTAGTGGTGGCCGGCGCCGGCATTCCGATTACGCTGCGCCTGCGGGGGCACCGCCGGGAAGGGCTGGAGGTATTTTTGGCTGTGGCCGGCGCGGCACTGCTAAATCAACTTCTGAAAACCCACTTCCAGCGTGCTAGGCCTAGCTCGGCCCTGGTGTTTCAGCAGGGGTTAAGCTTTCCCAGCGGCCACGCTATGATTGGTCTGGCTCTATACGGCTGCCTGGCCTGGCTGCTGTGGCGTCACCGCCGCCACCCGGCCTGGGCTATTTTGCTGCTACTGTTTGCCGTGCTCATCGGCTTAACCCGAGTGTACTTGCACGTTCACTACGCTACCGACGTGGCTGCAGGCTTTGCGGCGGGTCTGTTCTGGCTGATTCTGTTGCGCAGCGCCCTGCGGCTTTGGTGGCGGGAAGAAGTGAAATTGTAA
- a CDS encoding GAF domain-containing protein has product MLKEPTAAVTPTFPFKTTLSLEPLIDYWRAGEESQNVGVAMLARAVSEQVANADWSRGTITDLKLLECNCDLVEALMLAVFPPASFDTDIAGAIAPFQRHSFYHTPRFAEVLLNPSKSIKQPLNIDMRTLEVYTTRMAYQLILEKIYGVHLPLQGTIIFTVPDYSIGLYRHYGVEFNSTFVQIRVHGDKPELTPQQLDQLARNPHRADLWQQMLPPEHFELVGFNILHLVDVTEQEILSELKYDLLERDVLQASDRLEQIQEKLRVLFGRPFLQLGIAAYDEKKRAFVDFGRKINHSFLTKQLHSPDAGSGFRQIYSRLWADRQPLVLEDVEQADIPEDLRQQILSLGIRSAILALLPYGDDIVGLLELGSPNVSDLNEFSLENVNQFVPLFAVAVKRNAEDIQTRVQAIIKEKFTAIHPTMEWRFTDAAQNLLQKLEDGNKGAEMEDIVFHDVYPLHGSSDIRGSSTARNEAIQGDLIEHLTLAGKVLKKASEFQQLPILDELKFYVNKNLRRLRQGILTGDEVSIFESLRTEVEPLFEYLGQNNAELRPIISQYWSNIDPELGILYKRRKAFEETTTLLNDAVSSYLDEEDAKAQAMFPHYFQRFKTDGVEHNIYVGASLVENKPFDLVFLKNLRLWQLLVMVEITRRTAALKPTLPVPLETTQLILIHSQPLSIRFRQDERQFDVDGAYNIRYEIIKKRIDKATVQGTGERLTQPGKIALVYSQQREADEYIEYIDYLQDRGLLEPEVEHLELEELQGVKGLLSLRVQVKL; this is encoded by the coding sequence ATGCTGAAAGAACCTACCGCGGCCGTTACGCCTACTTTTCCGTTTAAAACCACGCTCAGCCTGGAGCCACTGATTGACTACTGGCGCGCCGGCGAAGAATCCCAGAACGTAGGGGTAGCCATGCTGGCCCGGGCCGTGAGCGAGCAGGTAGCCAACGCCGACTGGTCGCGCGGGACCATCACGGACCTGAAGCTGCTGGAATGTAACTGCGACTTAGTGGAGGCGCTGATGCTGGCCGTGTTTCCGCCGGCTTCCTTCGATACGGACATTGCCGGGGCCATTGCACCGTTTCAGCGCCACAGCTTTTATCATACCCCGCGCTTTGCGGAGGTGCTGCTGAACCCGTCCAAATCCATCAAGCAGCCTTTAAATATTGATATGCGCACGCTCGAGGTGTACACCACTCGCATGGCGTATCAGTTAATTCTAGAGAAGATTTACGGGGTGCACCTACCCCTGCAGGGCACCATCATCTTCACCGTGCCCGATTATAGCATTGGTCTTTACCGCCACTATGGGGTAGAGTTCAATTCTACCTTCGTGCAGATTCGGGTGCACGGCGACAAGCCGGAGCTGACTCCGCAGCAGCTCGACCAACTGGCCCGCAACCCCCACCGCGCCGATTTGTGGCAGCAGATGCTCCCCCCCGAGCACTTTGAGCTAGTGGGTTTTAACATTCTGCACCTAGTAGATGTAACGGAGCAGGAAATATTATCGGAGCTGAAATACGACTTGCTGGAGCGGGACGTGCTGCAGGCCTCCGACCGACTGGAACAGATCCAGGAAAAGCTACGGGTGCTGTTTGGACGGCCGTTTCTGCAGCTGGGCATTGCGGCCTACGATGAAAAGAAGCGAGCTTTCGTGGATTTCGGGCGCAAAATCAACCACAGCTTCCTGACCAAGCAGCTCCACAGCCCCGACGCCGGCTCCGGCTTCCGGCAGATTTACAGCCGCCTCTGGGCTGACCGTCAGCCCCTAGTACTGGAAGACGTGGAGCAAGCCGACATCCCGGAGGACCTGCGCCAGCAGATTCTAAGCCTGGGCATCCGCTCCGCCATTCTGGCCCTGCTACCCTACGGCGACGATATTGTGGGGCTGCTGGAGCTGGGCTCGCCCAACGTGAGCGACCTGAACGAGTTCAGCCTCGAAAACGTGAACCAGTTTGTACCCTTGTTTGCGGTGGCGGTAAAGCGTAACGCCGAGGATATTCAGACGCGGGTACAGGCCATTATCAAGGAGAAGTTCACGGCCATTCACCCCACCATGGAATGGCGCTTCACCGACGCGGCCCAAAACCTACTCCAAAAGCTGGAAGACGGCAACAAAGGCGCCGAAATGGAGGACATCGTGTTTCATGATGTGTACCCCTTGCATGGCTCCAGTGACATTCGCGGCAGCAGCACAGCCCGCAACGAAGCCATTCAAGGCGACCTGATTGAGCACCTCACTCTGGCGGGAAAGGTGCTGAAGAAAGCCTCCGAGTTTCAGCAGCTACCCATTCTGGATGAGCTGAAGTTCTACGTTAATAAAAACCTGCGTCGCCTGCGCCAGGGCATTCTAACCGGAGATGAGGTAAGCATTTTCGAGTCGCTGAGGACGGAAGTAGAGCCCTTGTTTGAATACCTGGGTCAGAACAACGCGGAACTGCGGCCCATTATCAGCCAGTACTGGTCCAACATCGACCCTGAGTTGGGCATCCTCTACAAGCGGCGCAAAGCCTTTGAGGAAACCACTACCCTGCTCAACGACGCCGTCAGTAGCTACCTAGATGAGGAGGATGCCAAGGCCCAGGCCATGTTCCCGCACTACTTCCAGCGGTTTAAAACCGATGGCGTGGAGCACAATATTTACGTGGGTGCTTCCTTGGTAGAGAACAAGCCTTTTGACTTGGTTTTCTTGAAAAACCTGCGTTTGTGGCAGCTTCTAGTGATGGTAGAAATTACCCGCCGCACCGCCGCACTCAAGCCTACCCTACCCGTGCCGCTGGAAACCACTCAGCTCATTCTCATCCATAGCCAGCCCTTGAGCATTCGCTTCCGCCAAGATGAGCGCCAGTTTGACGTGGACGGGGCCTACAACATCCGCTACGAAATCATCAAGAAGCGCATCGACAAGGCAACCGTACAGGGCACCGGCGAACGGCTTACCCAACCCGGCAAAATTGCCCTAGTGTACTCTCAGCAGCGCGAAGCCGACGAGTACATTGAGTACATCGACTACCTCCAAGACCGGGGCCTGCTGGAACCCGAGGTAGAACACCTGGAGCTAGAGGAACTGCAAGGCGTCAAAGGCCTACTGTCCCTACGGGTACAGGTGAAACTGTAA
- a CDS encoding T9SS type A sorting domain-containing protein gives MKAITLALALFLLLGNSAVQAQNTQAHQGAPARKELREYYQQNVLPTVRQQRQKLEAQLTTSDKAQLTLYRAQLKETRQKGKALRQSLRPAGTPAGTRPELTETQKQELQQLRAETKAILQNVSQLAQKYEGDIAKLAQEVQPQREKWAADTKAILARTATPEQQQKRAAWLSKRQRHAGARRYFQPVTFLLLNPNASTKAAAGVERTNNLGVYPNPAVSTSQLEYGVKKAGPVTVELLDGRGNTLRTVAQETKVEKGEHTLAVNVADLPAGTYYFKITTSTGSETRRFVKQ, from the coding sequence ATGAAAGCCATTACGCTCGCCTTGGCCTTGTTCCTGCTCCTAGGAAACTCGGCCGTGCAAGCCCAGAACACGCAGGCCCACCAGGGCGCTCCTGCCCGCAAGGAACTCCGCGAGTACTACCAGCAGAATGTGCTGCCTACGGTGCGCCAGCAGCGGCAGAAGCTGGAGGCTCAGCTGACCACCTCCGACAAAGCTCAACTCACGCTTTACCGGGCCCAGCTCAAGGAAACTCGTCAGAAAGGCAAGGCGCTTCGCCAGAGCCTCCGCCCCGCTGGCACGCCCGCCGGCACCCGTCCCGAGCTTACCGAAACGCAGAAGCAAGAGCTCCAGCAGCTGCGCGCCGAAACCAAGGCCATACTACAGAATGTAAGCCAGCTGGCTCAGAAGTACGAAGGCGACATTGCCAAGCTGGCGCAGGAAGTACAGCCCCAGCGCGAAAAATGGGCGGCCGACACCAAGGCTATTCTGGCCCGCACTGCTACTCCTGAGCAGCAACAAAAACGCGCTGCCTGGTTGAGCAAGCGCCAGCGCCACGCGGGTGCCCGCCGGTATTTCCAGCCCGTTACCTTTCTGCTGCTCAACCCTAATGCTTCCACGAAAGCCGCCGCTGGAGTTGAGCGTACCAACAATTTAGGCGTGTATCCAAACCCGGCCGTGAGCACCAGCCAACTGGAATACGGTGTAAAAAAAGCGGGCCCGGTAACCGTAGAGCTGCTTGATGGCCGCGGTAACACCCTGCGTACGGTGGCCCAGGAAACGAAAGTGGAAAAAGGAGAGCACACCTTGGCAGTGAATGTAGCAGACCTGCCAGCGGGCACGTACTACTTTAAAATTACTACTTCTACCGGCTCAGAAACTCGCCGCTTTGTCAAGCAGTGA